A portion of the Lolium rigidum isolate FL_2022 chromosome 1, APGP_CSIRO_Lrig_0.1, whole genome shotgun sequence genome contains these proteins:
- the LOC124650252 gene encoding F-box/LRR-repeat protein 13-like, which produces METAELGSPIPKKMKPAALEAPGGTAAAGQAPPPEDEDRISHLPDAVLGDIISLLPTKEGSRTQILATRWRHLWRSSSAPLNLDCNALRRPAGSSDIFESAVSSILSAHPGPGRRLCLDETRRPYPRSDEALVDSWLSSPALDNLQHLELRHNYTSSYPSYHRPPPPPLRAAAFRFARTLRVATFGSCTLPSQPPHFPNLKLLTLEKASISSDCSLHNMISECPTLECLLLHDVYGIPCARISSQSLKSIGVRLGWFRVSEDQELEELVIENAPSLEKLLNLNCIHVTVVSAPKLEILGRVSDSNKNKTRLVFGSTVIQGFHVDSMPARICTVKTLAVNMGNQLSVKKAIAMLRCFPCLEKLYIKFCWEKEIMYRCTTMSIWRDMMEPRLDIPLKLKKIVCDLYQGFSSQVTFARFFVLNATELESVIFEVEDKYYNKEFFAYQRAALQYDKRVSRGACYQFTTRRCLRGVDEFNHASDLDLTDPFLKRGSRGSSCRFV; this is translated from the exons atggagacgGCCGAGCTGGGCAGTCCCATTCCGAAGAAGATGAAACCAGCGGCACTCGAGGCGCCGGGGGGCACGGCAGCGGCGGGCCAAGCGCCGCCGCCCGAAGACGAGGACCGCATCAGCCACCTCCCCGACGCCGTCCTCGGCGACATCATCTCGCTGCTCCCCACCAAGGAAGGCTCCCGCACCCAGATCCTCGCCACccggtggcgccacctctggcgAAGCTCATCAGCGCCGCTCAATCTCGACTGCAACGCCCTCAGGAGGCCGGCTGGGAGCTCCGATATTTTCGAGAGCGCCGTGTCGAGCATCCTGTCCGCccacccgggccctggccgccgcTTGTGCCTCGACGAGACCCGCCGGCCCTATCCCCGCTCAGACGAGGCCCTGGTGGACTCCTGGCTCTCGTCCCCCGCCCTCGACAATCTGCAGCACCTTGAGCTACGCCATAATTACACATCCTCTTACCCCTCCTAccaccggccgccgcccccgccgctgcGCGCAGCAGCCTTCCGCTTCGCGCGCACCCTCCGAGTCGCCACCTTCGGAAGCTGCACCCTCCCCTCCCAACCACCTCACTTCCCAAATCTTAAGCTGCTCACGCTTGAAAAGGCCAGCATCTCCTCCGATTGCTCCCTGCACAACATGATCTCCGAGTGCCCCACTCTCGAGTGCCTGCTGCTTCACGACGTCTATGGCATCCCCTGTGCCCGGATCAGCTCCCAAAGCCTCAAAAGCATCGGCGTGCGTCTTGGATGGTTCAGGGTAAGTGAGGATCAGGAGCTCGAGGAACTCGTAATCGAGAACGCCCCTTCTCTGGAAAAGCTGCTCAACCTCAACTGCATACATGTAACCGTGGTCTCCGCGCCTAAACTAGAGATCCTGGGTCGTGTTTCGGATTCTAACAAAAACAAAACCAGATTGGTGTTTGGCTCCACCGTTATTCAG GGattccatgttgatagcatgcCTGCCAGGATTTGCACTGTCAAGACTTTAGCTGTCAATATGGGGAATCAACTTAGTGTCAAGAAGGCTATTGCGATGCTTAGATGCTTTCCATGTTTGGAGAAACTGTACATTAAG TTTTGCTGGGAGAAGGAAATTATGTACAGATGTACTACTATGAGCATCTGGCGAGATATGATGGAACCAAGACTTGACATCCCTTTAAAGCTCAAGAAAATAGTGTGTGACCTTTATCAAGGCTTTTCCTCACAAGTCACGTTTGCCAGATTCTTTGTACTGAATGCTACGGAGCTAGAATCAGTTATATTTGAAGTTGAAGACAAATATTACAATAAGGAGTTTTTTGCATACCAACGTGCGGCGCTTCAGTATGATAAGAGGGTTTCAAGAGGAGCTTGTTATCAATTTACAACTAGACGATGTCTTCGGGGGGTCGACGAGTTCAACCATGCCTCTGACTTGGATTTAACTGATCCATTTCTTAAGAGGGGTTCCAGGGGGTCTTCCTGTCGTTTTGTGTAG
- the LOC124650261 gene encoding uncharacterized protein LOC124650261 has translation MDGADAVTEQKPIPNRAQSRSPSSTLAAMASPALATIPDELLEEIFLRLPTPAAVACASAACTSFRRVIKGHAFRRRFRSLHLPPLLGFMDAAGFHPAEAPHPSAPLAGALAPCAADYSFVPPVVSSSSYESFELDVDAVPRWRPRDVRDGRVLLDWISRHPRVVHMWSYPEDGSREDEDGSDISILMNCTEVVDYHVGARPTWTKRERCNAADFHLAVCDPLFRRYVVLPTIPEDLAAHPQERLFEFEPMLAPTAGEDESFKVICIARYETKLAIFVFTSTTRQWRLGICPNLNPLGNLSCFDCVRSCFYWTERRGWSDNLLVLDTHTMAFSGVDLLTGYHVQLRDLPDEYISSRRLSAVVVGREGVLEMFSLVCRHGSFALHHTSLKHNSHEWKLEKIIPLPNLYRDYSICSVGGAEGFLFFRGAPEGIINNVGINNENVDCYSLDVKTYEITKVCSKMEIFFNRKRALPYFSFPPLLLEPTI, from the exons ATGGACGGCGCCGACGCAG TCACAGAACAAAAACCTATCCCCAACCGAGCCCAGAGCAGATCCCCTTCCTCTACCCTAGCGGCCATGGCCTCGCCGGCGCTGGCAACCATCCCGGACGAGCTCCTGGAGGAGATCTTTCTCCGCCTTCCGACTCCAGCCGCTGTtgcctgcgcctccgccgcttgcACCTCCTTCCGTCGCGTCATCAAAGGTCACGCCTTTCGCCGCCGCTTCCGCTCGCTGCACCTGCCTCCCCTTCTTGGCTTCATGGACGCGGCCGGCTTCCACCCCGCGGAGGCGCCGCACCCCTCCGCCCCGCTCGCCGGCGCCCTCGCCCCCTGCGCCGCGGACTACTCCTTCGTCCCGCCCGTTGTTTCTTCTTCCTCCTACGAATCCTTCGAGCTCGACGTTGACGCAGTCCCCCGCTGGCGCCCCCGCGATGTCCGCGATGGCCGCGTCCTCCTGGATTGGATCTCGCGCCACCCTCGCGTCGTCCACATGTGGAGCTACCCCGAAGACGGCTCCCGGGAAGACGAAGACGGCTCCGACATAAGCATCCTCATGAACTGCACCGAGGTGGTTGATTACCACGTCGGCGCCCGCCCCACGTGGACCAAACGGGAGCGCTGCAACGCCGCCGACTTCCACCTCGCCGTCTGCGACCCCTTGTTCCGCCGCTACGTGGTTCTTCCCACCATACCCGAGGATCTCGCCGCCCACCCGCAAGAGCGCCTCTTCGAGTTCGAGCCCATGCTCGCTCCCACCGCCGGCGAGGATGAGTCCTTCAAGGTGATATGCATAGCAAGATACGAAACCAAGCTCGCCATCTTCGTCTTCACTTCCACAACTAGGCAATGGCGCTTGGGCATATGCCCCAACCTGAATCCTCTTGGCAACTTGTCCTGCTTCGACTGTGTGCGTAGCTGCTTCTACTGGACAGAACGTCGTGGCTGGAGCGACAATCTGCTTGTGCTGGACACGCACACTATGGCGTTTTCCGGTGTTGATCTCCTGACTGGCTACCATGTGCAGCTCAGAGATCTGCCTGACGAGTACATTTCCAGTCGGCGTCTGAGCGCTGTTGTTGTGGGCAGAGAAGGAGTCCTTGAGATGTTTTCTCTTGTTTGTCGACATGGGTCCTTTGCTCTCCACCATACATCTCTGAAACATAATTCACATGAATGGAAGCTGGAGAAGATCATACCGCTGCCTAACCTGTATCGGGACTATTCAATCTGCTCAGTTGGTGGAGCTGAGGGATTCTTGTTTTTTCGAGGTGCTCCCGAAGGCATTATTAATAATGTGGGCATTAATAATGAGAATGTGGATTGTTACTCACTGGATGTCAAGACTTATGAAATTACCAAGGTTTGTAGCAAGATGGAGATCTTCTTCAATCGCAAACGTGCCCTCCCCTACTTCAGCTTCCCACCATTGTTATTGGAACCAACCATTTGA